A genome region from Cervus canadensis isolate Bull #8, Minnesota chromosome 10, ASM1932006v1, whole genome shotgun sequence includes the following:
- the CD93 gene encoding complement component C1q receptor, translating to MARSAGLLLLPLLLSIQPRAEGTADQEAVVCAGTACYTAHRHKLSAEDAQLHCSKKGGNLATVKSEEEAWHIQGALTQLLLLGAPLQESKIKFWIGLQREKGTCSDSSLPLKGFSWLGDGEESQYSNWYKEVKNTCINRRCVSLILDLSVPGLSSSLSKWADGPCGNSGFPGSNIQGFVCKFSFKGMCRPLTLGGPGRVNYTTPFQATSSSLQAVPFASVASVACEDGDEGSQHYFLCKEKAPSVFDWDSSGPLCVSPKFSCDFNNGGCQQDCFEGGDGSFRCGCRPGFRLLDDLVSCASRNPCSSSPCRGEATCVPGSLGTDFTCHCPPGYELDLTQRNCVDVDECRDAPCAQDCVNTPGSFRCECWVGFEPGGPEEGDCVDVDECAPGHSPCSQSCTNTEGAFYCSCEEGYELAGEDGTQCLDVDECEVQQGGLCDSLCFNTEGSFRCGCLPGWELDPNGVSCTGGPTSLGPPTGSPLGEDTGDGEGGLQSSATVSRPSGDNPEGTAMVVPSNRRPSFPAKVPISLPPPEMLAPSATPGVWMEPSTHHPTATTGHRESEGEDFTAKQSDQGTDGQQLLLFYILGTVVAILLLLALALGLLVCRKRRAKREEKKQQPQSAADSYAWVPERAESRATENPYSPTPGTDC from the exons ATGGCCCGTTCCgctggcctgctgctgctgccgctgctgctgtcGATCCAGCCCCGGGCGGAGGGCACCGCTGACCAGGAGGCTGTGGTCTGCGCAGGGACTGCCTGCTACACGGCCCACAGGCACAAGCTGAGTGCGGAGGATGCCCAGCTCCATTGCAGCAAGAAAGGGGGCAATCTGGCCACGGTGAAGAGTGAGGAGGAGGCCTGGCACATCCAGGGCGCCCTGACCCAGCTCCTGCTGCTGGGGGCACCCCTGCAAGAATCCAAAATCAAATTCTGGATTGGGCTCCAGCGAGAGAAGGGCACTTGCTCGGACAGCAGCCTGCCCCTGAAGGGCTTCAGCTGGCTGGGCGATGGGGAGGAATCGCAGTACAGCAACTGGTACAAAGAGGTTAAGAACACCTGTATCAACAGGCGCTGCGTGTCCCTGATTCTGGACCTGTCTGTGCCGGGCCTGTCCAGCAGCCTCTCCAAGTGGGCTGATGGTCCTTGTGGGAACTCTGGGTTTCCTGGGAGCAACATCCAGGGCTTTGTGTGCAAGTTCAGCTTCAAAGGCATGTGCCGGCCGCTGACCCTGGGGGGCCCGGGTCGGGTGAACTACACGACCCCTTTCCAGGCCACCAGCTCCTCCCTGCAGGCTGTGCCCTTTGCCTCGGTGGCCAGCGTGGCCTGTGAGGATGGGGACGAGGGCAGTCAGCACTACTTCCTGTGCAAGGAGAAGGCCCCCAGCGTGTTTGACTGGGACAGCTCAGGGCCCCTCTGTGTGAGCCCCAAGTTCAGCTGCGACTTCAACAATGGAGGCTGCCAGCAGGACTGCTTCGAGGGTGGGGACGGCTCCTTCCGATGTGGCTGCCGGCCGGGGTTCCGGCTGCTGGACGACCTGGTCAGTTGCGCCTCTCGGAACCCTTGCAGCTCCAGCCCGTGCAGAGGGGAGGCCACGTGCGTCCCCGGGTCCCTCGGAACAGACTTCACGTGCCACTGTCCCCCAGGCTACGAGCTGGACTTGACTCAGCGGAACTGCGTGGACGTGGACGAGTGCCGGGACGCCCCCTGCGCCCAGGACTGTGTCAACACCCCTGGGAGCTTCCGCTGTGAGTGCTGGGTGGGCTTTGAGCCTGGCGGCCCTGAAGAGGGGGACTGCGTGGATGTGGATGAGTGTGCCCCTGGCCACTCGCCCTGCTCCCAGAGCTGCACCAACACCGAGGGTGCCTTCTATTGCTCCTGTGAGGAGGGCTACGAGCTGGCTGGGGAGGATGGCACCCAGTGCCTGGACGTGGACGAGTGTGAGGTCCAGCAGGGTGGCCTCTGCGACAGCCTGTGCTTCAACACGGAGGGGTCCTTCCGCTGTGGCTGCCTGCCGGGCTGGGAGCTGGACCCCAAcggcgtctcctgcactggggggCCCACATCGCTGGGACCACCAACCGGGTCTCCCCTTGGGGAAGACACGGGAGATGGAGAAGGGGGGCTCCAGTCTTCTGCCACTGTGTCCAGACCCAGCGGGGACAACCCTGAGGGTACCGCCATGGTGGTGCCCTCCAACAGGAGACCCTCCTTCCCAGCCAAGGTCCccatctccctgcccccaccGGAGATGTTGGCCCCCAGTGCGACGCCTGGGGTCTGGATGGAGCCCAGCACCCATCACCCCACAGCCACCACCGGCCACAGGGAGTCTGAAGGCGAGGATTTCACAGCCAAGCAGAGTGACCAGGGCACGGACGGGCAGCAGCTGCTCCTGTTTTACATTCTTGGCACcgtggtggccatcctgctcctgCTAGCTCTGGCCCTAGGGCTGCTGGTCTGTCGCAAACGTAGGgccaagagggaggagaagaagCAGCAGCCACAGAGCGCGGCAGACAGCTACGCCTGGGTCCCCGAGCGAGCTGAGAGCAGAGCCACGGAGAACCCCTACAG TCCGACGCCGGGGACAGACTGCTGA